GCTGCTGGTATCGCACCTAATAATATTAATGATGAATTATTTCTATCGATACCGAGTAAAATGAGATCACCTAAGCCACCAGCACCAATCAATGCAGCTAAAGTTGCAGTACCAATAATAAGTACCATTGCTGTTCTGATACCCGCCATCATAACTGGCATCGCCAGCGGTAATTCAACCTTAGTTAGTCTACGTCCCGTCTTCATACCTATCCCACGTGCCGCTTCAATCAGTGACGGATCTACTTCTTTAATCCCTGTATATGTATTTCTTAGAATAGGTAGCAACGCATAAATCACAAGCGCGATAATTGCCGGTATTCTGCCAATACCAAACAAAGGTATCATTAACCCTAGTAAAGCCAGTGAAGGAATTGTTTGTAAAACAGCCGTGATATTGATAATGACTTCAGCTAATTTCTTAGTTTTAGTCAGCAATATACCAAGTGGTACAGCAATCACTACTGCGATTAATAACGCAATGAAAGATAATTGAATGTGTTCAAGTAATGTTTCAAATAACTGCCCTTTTCGACTCGCTAATGTTTCAAATAATGCTTGCATTATGAAACACCTCTATTCTTTTCAGCTAAATAGCTAAACACAAATTGTCTCGTTACAATATGTGTTGGGGCTGCTTGATCATTATCCATAAAAATTGCTTCATGTTGTGCTAATAAATCATAAACATCGCCTATCGTTTGGCTCGGTTGTACCTTTGGATACTGGTTAGAAGATGTTGCATATGTTTCTGAAATAGGTTGAGCAATATCACCTAATTTCACTTGTTTCAATACATGTGCATCTACATTGCCTATAAACGAGCGTACAAAGTCATTTTTCGGTCTATGAATAAAATCATCCGTACTACCTATTTGCTCAACATGACCTTGATTCAACAAGCAAATACGGTCACCCATTTTCATTGCTTCTTCAATATCATGCGTGACAAATACGATTGTCTTTTTTATTTTAGACTGAAGTTCTAACAAATCATCTTGCAAGTTCTTTCTACTGATTGGATCTAAAGCACTGAACGGTTCATCCATAAGAATGACTGGTGGATCTGCTGCTAACGCTCGGACAACCCCGATACGTTGTTGTTGACCACCTGATAATTCACTCGGATAGCGATCACGATACACATCTGGATCTAAACCTACCATTTCTAATAATTCATCTACACGAGTCGTAATATCTTTCTTTTTCCATTTTTTCATTTCAGGAACTTGTGAGATATTCTCTTTAATTGTCATATGTGGAAATAAAGCAATTTGTTGTAACACATAACCGATATCCCATCTCATCTCTGCAATATCATAGTCACTAATAGGCTTATCTTTAAAATAAATAAACCCTTCTGATAATGGAATCAATCGATTAATCATTTTTAATGTAGTCGTTTTACCGCAACCAGATGGTCCGATTAATACAAAAAATTCACCCTCATCAATATTAAAACTTACTTCATCAACTGCTTTTTTATCCCCGTATGTCTTAGTAACGTTCTCAAATTTAATCATCTATAGACACCACATTTCCATTTATTCTCTATTTTTAAGCATAGTTATATATTTAATACCCAATTATTAAAATATAATGCCTACAAATCAATTAAATCGGTTGCTTATAGCTTTTAATTGTATCGATAAAAATTGGACAATAGTGTTTTAATTTATAGCTACCTATCCCATCAATCAAAATCATTTCTTTCTTAGATTCTGGTAATCTCTTCGCAAATTGTTCTAATATTTGATCTGAGAAGATGGATAAAGGAGAAACTTCGAGTTCTTTGCTTAATTCTTTTCTTACTTCAATCAAACGATTAAATAGACTTCTATCTACATCTGTTATCGTTTGAATATCAACAATTTCTTTCGGTTTAGATTTAAATGGTGTCGTCATAATTTCCACTTCACCTCTTAAGACATCCATCGCCGATTGATCGACACTTAATATTTCTTTATGCTCATTTAAATATCCTTTGTATCTTAATTCATCTAATAAATGATGACATTCATTCGTCGTATAATCTTTTAATATGCCATACGTACTTAACTCGTCATAGCCTAACGATTTGATTTGTTGTGCTTTTTCTCCTCGTAAAACTTGTATGATCATATTTCTTTTTTCATTATGTTTTAGTCTAGCAACACAGCTTAATATCTTTTGTGCTTCTGTCGTCATATTATACGTTTTCTCAGATTGCATACAGCTTGAACAACGACCACATTCTTCTAACTTTTCATCAGGGTTAAAGTAATGAATCATCATTGCTTCTAAACATTTCGTTGTTCTTGTATATTGAATCATTTGTCTTAATTTTTCGCCTTGCTTTTCTTTATATTCATCATCAGCTGGACTTGATGAAATAAAGAATTTTTGTAAATCAATATCTCGATCTGAGAATAATAATATACATTCACTTTCTAGCTGATCCCTACCAGCACGCCCTGCTTCTTGATAATATGATTCAATATCTTGTGGCATATTATAATGAATAACAAATCTCACATTCGATTTATCTATACCCATCCCAAATGCATTGGTAGCGATCGCTAATTTAATATCATCCTCGATAAATTTACGTTGTGCGCGCTCACGTTCATCTTTAGGTAAACCTGCATGATACATCACATTTTCAACTTCTAAATCATCAAAAGTTTCACTCAATTGTTCTACTTGTTTTCTTGTTGAACAATAGATAATACCTGATTGATGATGATGTTCTTGTACATATTCTTTAATGAAATTTAACCTTTGATATGTATGATTCACTTTAAACGTTAAATTTTCACGTTTAATAGACGTTTCAACAATATCCTCTTCACATATCCCCAGCTTCTGAGAGATGTCTTCTTGAACTTCCTTCGTCGCTGTAGCGGTCAATGCAACTAATCTAAAGTGATGCGGTAAACTCATCACATGTTTAATCACTTCTTGATAACTTGGTCTAAAGTCATGACCCCACTTAGAAATACAGTGTGCCTCATCAAATGCGATTAATTGAACGTTACATTGATTAATCATACGAATAAATTGGGGTTGGTTAAATCGTTCTGGTGCAATATATAGAAAATTTAATTCTCCTGATACGAGCGCATTTTCTACGCGATCTTTTTCTTTTTTAGACAATGTGCTATTTAAATACTCTGCATTAATCCCCATTGATCTTAAGCTATCCACTTGGTCTTTCATCAATGATATTAATGGACTAATAACAATCGTTAGTCCGTCTAAATACAGACCTGGGACTTGATAACATATAGATTTCCCGCCACCAGTTGGCATGACACCTAACGTCGGACGATGATTAATTACTCTATCTATAATATCTTTTTGCCCGTCTCTAAACTCTTGATAACCGAAATATTCTTTTAAAATGTTTTGCATCTATATATACACCTCTGTACGCTTATAATCTCTCTGATAAGGATGACCAACGCTCATAATCTTCTTCATATTGCGTTTCAATTGATGTCTTTTCATTTGTGAGTTCGTTTAATTTTTCATAATTAGTCGCATGTTCAACCATTTCTAAATCAATTTGTTCTAATCTTGTTTCTATATATTCAATATTTTTTTCTAATTGTTCAATTTCTCGTTTTTCTTTATATGACAATCGTGTAGAAGTTTTTGATTGTGCTTGTGGTTCGTTTTGTTGTGTTTCTTTCTGTTGTTGGTTTTCTTTTTTATCTAACTTACGTTTATATGTTAAATAATCTTCAAAATCACCTAGCATAGGTTCTACTTGTTGGTCATGTATAAACCAATATTTATTGGCTACTTTATTTAAGAAATATCTATCATGGCTGACTGTAATCACTGTCCCGCCAAATTCATTAATATACGCCTCTAAAATCGTTAATGTTTCTGTATCTAAATCATTTGTAGGTTCATCCAGGATTAATACATTCGGTTCATGTACTAATAACTTCAAGAGATATAAACGTTTCTGTTCTCCACCCGATAATTTACTAATTTGAGTGCCGTGTGTCTGGCTCGGGAATAAAAATCTCTCTAATAATTGCGTAACAGATACAACCGTGCCATCTTTCTCTTTCGCTACTTCGCTTTCATCTCTCAAATAATCAATCATTCGTTTATTTGAAGTCAAACTTTCGTCTTGTTGTTTAAAGTATGCAATTTTTACAGTTTGTCCTGTTATTAAATAGCCATCAAAGGTTTGGTCTAGTCCACTTATAATATTTAAAAGCGTTGTTTTACCCGCACCATTTTCACCGACTATACCAATGCGATCACCTTTTTGAATAATCGTTGTGAAAGGTTTAAATAAAGTTTTGTCGCCTATTGTTTTAGAGATATCTTCAAGTTCAAAGACCTGTTTTCCAAGTCGTGAATGCGCTAAATTTAAACTTGCTTCACCTTGTATTTTCTTATTAGATAAATCTTCTTCTAAATTATTAAATCTCTGAATACGTGCTTGTTGTTTTGTCGATCTTGCTTTTGCCCCTTGTCTCATCCAACCTAATTCTTGCTTATATAATGCTTTCTTCTTAACATGTTGCTGAGCTTCTATTTCTTCTTTTTCAGCTTTTGCTTCAATGTAAGCTTCGTAGTTACCTGGATAACTTGTTAATTTTCCATCTGATAATTCAACAATTCTTGTAGAAACTTGATTTAAGAAGTGACGGTCATGTGTTACAAACATAATCGTATGTGGATACTGTTTAATATAATTAACTAACCACTCAATACCTTCTATATCTAAATGGTTCGTAGGCTCATCTAATAATAATAAGTCTGGTTTTCTGATTAATTCTTTTGCTAGCGCAACTCTTTTTTGTTGGCCACCACTTAACATAGAAATCTTTTTAAGATAGTCATTGATGCCTAGTTTTGATAGAATAGTTTTAACGTCTGCACTATAATCCCATGCATTTAATCGATCCATCTCTGATTGATAAGTCATCATCATATCTAGATCTTTTGAATCACCTGACAGTTGATATTGATTAAGTGCATTTTCGTATTTCGTAATGACTTTTGTCATTTCAGTTTCATTACTCAACACTTCATCTATAACAGTTAAGTCACCGTTGAGTTCTGGTTTTTGACTTGCATAAGCGATTTGATATTGATTTGGATATGATGTTTTTGCATCAAAGTCATCATCTAAATTTGCGATTACTTTTAGTAATGTACTTTTACCTGTTCCATTGATGCCAACCAATCCAATACGTTCTTTATAGGAAATGGATAAATCTAAATCATTAAATATAACTTTATCACCATATTGCTTATTAAGCTTTTCAATTTTGTATGCTTCCATGATTAAACATCCTTTAGTTTTCTCAGTTTTCAATTAATATATTATACACTTTTTTTCAAACAAATGATATGAAGGAGCCCAAACTATGCAAGAGTTTTTCACAACGTTACCACCATATTTACAAGCACTATTTGCTGGTATTATCACATGGCTATTAACAGCTTTAGGCGCAGCGTTTGTATACTTGTTTAAAAATATCGATACAAAGGTCATTAACACAATGCAAGGATTCGCTGCTGGTGTTATGATCGCTGCGAGTTTTTGGTCGTTGTTACAACCATCCATAGAACAAAGTTCACATTCAGCCATGCCTTGGTTACCAGCGGCAGTTGGATTTTTATTAGGTGGTTTATTTATTAGACTGTTAGATTTTGTTATACCGCACGCACATCAAAATGCAGTAGATAAAAATCAAAAAGTCGAAGGTCCGGATACTAAATTAGGTAAGAATACTTTACTGTTCCTAGCCATTACACTACATAACATCCCTGAAGGTATGGCTATCGGTGTTGCTTTCGGGGGAGTTGCAACAGGTAATGAAGGTGCAACACTTTTAGGAGCGTTAGGTTTAGCAATAGGAATCGGGATACAAAATATTCCTGAAGGTGCAGCATTATCTATGCCAATTCGCGCTTCAGGATTATCAAGATGGAAATCATTTAATTACGGACAAGCTTCAGCATTAGTCGAACCCGTCTTCGCTATGTTAGGTGCATTGTTAGTTGTCATCGCAACACCAATACTGCCTTATGCACTCGCATTTGCTGCAGGCGCTATGATATTCGTTGTAGTAGAAGAACTCATTCCAGAATCACAATCAGGTAATAATACTGATTTAGCAACATTAGGTTTAATGGGCGGATTTACTATCATGATGATATTAGACGTAGCATTAGGTTAATATAAAAAGAAGTTCATAGTAATGGGCTTCTTTTTTGTCTTTTATGTTGATTTAACGGACTTTTCTCTCTTGTTTTGTCCTTTACACTGTTCTAACGGACTTTTCTCTCTTGTTTTGTCCTTTACACTGTTCTAACGGACTTTTCTCTCTTGTTTTGTCCTTTACACTGCTCTAACGGACTTTTCTCTCTTGTTTTGTCCTTTACACTGCTTTAACGGACTTTTCTCTCTTGTTTTGTCCTTTACACTGCTCTAGCGGACTTTTCTCTCTTGTTTTGTCCTTTACATTATCTTATCTTCCACAATAATTTATCAAAAAAAGAAGCTCGCAGCTGCGAGCTTCTTTTTATTTTTCTTCATAGCCATGACCTGATTTATATGAATAATCAGATGGATTTATTTTTTTGAAGTCTGGATTTTTATAGAATCTGAATAAATCTCCGTGTAATAATTGGTCGGATAGTTCAAGTTCTTTTTCAACTTTATCTTTATTCTTATCTAAATCTTTAGGTTTTGTTTTCATTGGTTGGTTATTCTTGTTGTCGTATACAGTACTACCTATTGATTTGTATTGAGGTGTGATAAAGTCACCGTTTCTAAATGCTACTGTTTGATCATGTCCTTTTGATAATAAATCTGTACCGAACATGATGTAATTGCTAGATTTAATACCTAATACATCAAGTAATGTAGGCATTACATCTGTTTGACCACCGTATGTCTTATCAACGCCACCTTTAAGTCCAGGAACTTTTAGGAAGAATGGTGTTCTATTTAAGTCCATAAATTTCGCAGGTGTGATTTCATCTTCACCTAACAGATTGGCCATTGCTTTATTATGATTTTCAGAAATACCATAATGGTCACCGTATATCATAATAACTGAATCGTCATATAGACCTTCTTTTTTCAATTGAGTCATAAATTTCTCTAATGATTGGTCTAAATAACGTGCTGTTTGAACATATCCATCTAATGTCGCACTACCTGTATTAGGTTTAGCGATTGTTGCATCTTCTTTACTTAATGTAAATGGATAGTGGTTCGTTAACGTTATGAGATGAGAATAGAAAGGTTGTTTCTGTTCTTTTAAGTGTGCAATTGATTCATCAAAGAACACTTCATCTTTCAAGCCTAGGTTTTCAAGATTTTTCTGTTGCATATCATAATATGTTGCATCATAAAATTTATCTACACCAAAGTGCTTGTAAACTTGGTCTCTATTCCAGAATGTTTTGTAATCACCGTGCATAACAGAAGTTTGGTACCCTTGCTGTTGATTTAATATTGCAGGTAATGATTGATACGTATTATCGCCCTTCAATGAGTACGCAGATCCTTGTGGTAACCCGAAAATACTGTTATCCATTGTTAATTCTGAGTCTGCTGTTTTCCCTTGTCCTGTTTGATGGAAGAAGTTCGGATAATATTTATATCCTTGATCTCCTTTAGCTAATGAATTCAAGTATGGTGTTACTTCTTCACCATTAACTTTGAAATTAATTAGGAAGGATTGGAAACTTTCTAAATGAATTTTGATTACGTTTTTATCTTTTGCAATACCGAATGTTTCTTTGTTTGGTTCTTGATATTTCTGCTTAGTGTAATTTCTAACTTCTGTTAAATCGTCTTCACTTGCTAATGCTTTCTGTGAATTATTTTGAATCGTTTTGACACCATCATAAACTGTGAAGTTGTATGGTCCTAAATATTTCACTAAATATTTATGGTCAAATGTTCTTGTTAATAATTCTGGTCTATCAGATTCAGCAAATGCTAAGTTTAAGAAAAATAGTGCAACTGCTACACCCATAACAACTGGGACAAATTTCTTTGGAAATGCTTTTGTTGTAAACCATTTACTTTTAAATATAAGTACAAATAAAAATACAATTGTATCTATAAAGTAAATAAAGTCATACCAAGAAAATGAGCTATATACCGCTCCTGACATAGATTCTACATTACTCACTTGATTTAAAGTGCTGAATGTTAAGAAATCTGAGAAGAATCTAAAGTATACTACGTTTGCGTAAAGTAAAAATGACAATACAAATCCGGCTATAAAAATGAAACAAAATGACTTTTTCCCTTTAAAGAATAAGAACACACTTAAAATTAAAGCAATTAAGCTATATGGATTCATTAATAAAATTAAATTCTGTACAAGTCCTTTTACTCCTAGTGACAAGTCTACATAATAGGCAAAATAAGTCTTTAATGCTATTGCTAAAATCGTTAGCAAGAAGAATGTAAAGACGCCGATCTTCCTATCTTTAGTTTTCATACCTTTCCTCCGTATCTCAACTCATAACAAGTATCTTTATCATTTTGTTACATATTATTGAAAGTTGTAATATTCTCGTAACATTATACGTTCAGTATTTTAATTTATACTACTTTACAATAAATTTCAACTAAAAACCTAAAATCCAAACTAAAAATGTGTAAAAAGTGCACATAATAGACACAATTTTAACACCATTTATTTATTAAGTTCTTCTTTTAATTTATATTCGATACCTGTTTTGATTTGTTTTATAAACTGTGCATGTTTCTTCATATTCTTTTCCGCTTCTTGAATCGTTATCATTTTAAATATCATTTTTGATCCTTGTTTCTTTTGCGCTAATTTATCAATATGGTATGACGCAATTGTCCCAAGTTGTGGGTAACTAGATAATGATTGATGATCATTCAGCATAACGACAGGTTGCTGATCTTGGTTTAGTAGAACAGTTCCTTTCTTCACACTAAGGAATGACTGATCATTCATTTGTCTATCTATAACAGGATTGCCTTCAAGTGTAAGTCCAGTTCTATTAAATCGATGAGACACTTTATAAATTTGATTTTCGAGACTTCTTACTTCATCAAATTTAAAATGCGTCGCACCTTCTCCTGATATAACATGGAAGATATCCGTAAAATAATTCATAGCCAATGTATATTGATCTACACCCCACTCAGCGGACTGTGTAAATTCTAAGTTCTCGAATAATTTCTTTTGAAGCGTTGTATAGCTTCTACAAAATTCAACTTCATCACCTGATTGGAGGATGCGTCCATTAAAACCACCCATACCTAGTCTGATACTCGTTGATTTAGACCCTAACCACTCATCTGCAACAATACCACCCGCGATTGCTAAATAAGCTCTTGTGCCCTTTGCAGCATCGCTAAATTGCAGTACTTCACCTTTATTCATTAAGTGTAACTTATATGGTGTTATTTTTTTATTATCTTTATACGCTGGAAAATTGGCTCCCGTAATAGCAATAAGTGTAGGCTCTGTGAATTGAATAGTTGGTAATTTAAAAGTCATTTCAATAAGTGCTTCATCTTCCTTATTCCCAACTAACATATTCGCAAGCCTATGATTTAATTGATCAATCGAACCATTTTTCACTATGCCTAAATGTTGATGATTCTGTCTGCCTAGATCTTGAATGGAAGTGTATAGTCCAGGTTCTCTAATTATGATTGACATGGCTCATATCCTCCATCCTCATCTGAAAAGTTTTCAACAATATTCAAAACAACATCATCGCCAAATTTCAGCTTACAGTCACTACTTTCGACATCAAAAATTTCATCATTCGTCCACCCAATAACTGGCCAGTTTCCACTTGTATTCGTTGTAGTGATAAATAATTTATCACGTTCAATACATACAGAGCCTTTAGGAATGAACTGTTTATAATCGCTATTAGTAGCATGTAATCGATGGCTTAATCCTGATAAATAAGGACAACCCGGTGTATGACCAATCATAGAGACAAAATAAGTTCTTGATTCAAGTACTTGCTTCTGTTCTTCTATAGATAGATCTGTTAATGCATTAAAGTCCGGTCCATATTTTCCACCTATAACAACTTCGACTACGTTTGATGTCTTAACGATTTCTCTATCTTTCAAATATTGTTTCTTCTTATATATAATGCGTTCTACAAATTCAGTCATATATTGAAATGGTTTATCGATATTATGGTTCATCATCATGCTATATGGATGATATACGACCATCAAACTCGTCTCACTTGGAATGACTTCATCAATAAATGGCATATCTTGTTTCAATATTTCTAATCTAAATTCATTAATTTCATGCGTTAATTGCCTTGAAGCTTCTCGATCACTAATTACAGTAAGTGCAGAATCTCCTTTTGGATAAATGCGCATTAAAGACACCTCATTCTATTTTCCTTAAATAGCATCATTGTTTACGGTAAAATACATCTGTTAAATCGATAAACACATGTGACAATTGATTAACGAATAAACCAACAAACACAATTGCAACTACAAATCCTAGGAATAAGTATGCAAATCCTTGTTTATTCTTGTTATTTCTCAATTGCTTTAATACGATGCGTTTTAAGAAAAATGCAATTACGATCACAATGACTAAATATAATAATGCTAAGAACATATATTTTCACCCGTCCTTATTTGATGTTTACTATTTTACTATTTGTACCTATGGATTACCATCATAATTTTAAATCTATGCGTGTCCATTCTCTCAAACTATTAACCATAAATACTTCATGCGTTTGATTTTTAATACCATTAATTAGTGTTTTTACTTCTATCGTTTGTTCTTTAAGTATACCTTGTTTAATAAGTGACTGTCTCATACAACCATTTAACATCTGACCTTCATAGGGTGGTGTTATATATGAATCATCTACTTTAACAACGACATTGCCAATATTAAATTCTGTAATTTCAGATGCTTCATTATAATATAAAACTACATCCGTTTCTCCATCATGTGCAAAATGTTGTCGTTCCGTTGTTTTATTTGT
The Mammaliicoccus sp. Dog046 genome window above contains:
- the recQ gene encoding DNA helicase RecQ — its product is MQNILKEYFGYQEFRDGQKDIIDRVINHRPTLGVMPTGGGKSICYQVPGLYLDGLTIVISPLISLMKDQVDSLRSMGINAEYLNSTLSKKEKDRVENALVSGELNFLYIAPERFNQPQFIRMINQCNVQLIAFDEAHCISKWGHDFRPSYQEVIKHVMSLPHHFRLVALTATATKEVQEDISQKLGICEEDIVETSIKRENLTFKVNHTYQRLNFIKEYVQEHHHQSGIIYCSTRKQVEQLSETFDDLEVENVMYHAGLPKDERERAQRKFIEDDIKLAIATNAFGMGIDKSNVRFVIHYNMPQDIESYYQEAGRAGRDQLESECILLFSDRDIDLQKFFISSSPADDEYKEKQGEKLRQMIQYTRTTKCLEAMMIHYFNPDEKLEECGRCSSCMQSEKTYNMTTEAQKILSCVARLKHNEKRNMIIQVLRGEKAQQIKSLGYDELSTYGILKDYTTNECHHLLDELRYKGYLNEHKEILSVDQSAMDVLRGEVEIMTTPFKSKPKEIVDIQTITDVDRSLFNRLIEVRKELSKELEVSPLSIFSDQILEQFAKRLPESKKEMILIDGIGSYKLKHYCPIFIDTIKSYKQPI
- a CDS encoding ABC transporter ATP-binding protein yields the protein MIKFENVTKTYGDKKAVDEVSFNIDEGEFFVLIGPSGCGKTTTLKMINRLIPLSEGFIYFKDKPISDYDIAEMRWDIGYVLQQIALFPHMTIKENISQVPEMKKWKKKDITTRVDELLEMVGLDPDVYRDRYPSELSGGQQQRIGVVRALAADPPVILMDEPFSALDPISRKNLQDDLLELQSKIKKTIVFVTHDIEEAMKMGDRICLLNQGHVEQIGSTDDFIHRPKNDFVRSFIGNVDAHVLKQVKLGDIAQPISETYATSSNQYPKVQPSQTIGDVYDLLAQHEAIFMDNDQAAPTHIVTRQFVFSYLAEKNRGVS
- a CDS encoding biotin-dependent carboxyltransferase family protein; its protein translation is MSIIIREPGLYTSIQDLGRQNHQHLGIVKNGSIDQLNHRLANMLVGNKEDEALIEMTFKLPTIQFTEPTLIAITGANFPAYKDNKKITPYKLHLMNKGEVLQFSDAAKGTRAYLAIAGGIVADEWLGSKSTSIRLGMGGFNGRILQSGDEVEFCRSYTTLQKKLFENLEFTQSAEWGVDQYTLAMNYFTDIFHVISGEGATHFKFDEVRSLENQIYKVSHRFNRTGLTLEGNPVIDRQMNDQSFLSVKKGTVLLNQDQQPVVMLNDHQSLSSYPQLGTIASYHIDKLAQKKQGSKMIFKMITIQEAEKNMKKHAQFIKQIKTGIEYKLKEELNK
- a CDS encoding carboxyltransferase domain-containing protein encodes the protein MRIYPKGDSALTVISDREASRQLTHEINEFRLEILKQDMPFIDEVIPSETSLMVVYHPYSMMMNHNIDKPFQYMTEFVERIIYKKKQYLKDREIVKTSNVVEVVIGGKYGPDFNALTDLSIEEQKQVLESRTYFVSMIGHTPGCPYLSGLSHRLHATNSDYKQFIPKGSVCIERDKLFITTTNTSGNWPVIGWTNDEIFDVESSDCKLKFGDDVVLNIVENFSDEDGGYEPCQS
- a CDS encoding ZIP family metal transporter encodes the protein MQEFFTTLPPYLQALFAGIITWLLTALGAAFVYLFKNIDTKVINTMQGFAAGVMIAASFWSLLQPSIEQSSHSAMPWLPAAVGFLLGGLFIRLLDFVIPHAHQNAVDKNQKVEGPDTKLGKNTLLFLAITLHNIPEGMAIGVAFGGVATGNEGATLLGALGLAIGIGIQNIPEGAALSMPIRASGLSRWKSFNYGQASALVEPVFAMLGALLVVIATPILPYALAFAAGAMIFVVVEELIPESQSGNNTDLATLGLMGGFTIMMILDVALG
- a CDS encoding ABC-F family ATP-binding cassette domain-containing protein; this encodes MEAYKIEKLNKQYGDKVIFNDLDLSISYKERIGLVGINGTGKSTLLKVIANLDDDFDAKTSYPNQYQIAYASQKPELNGDLTVIDEVLSNETEMTKVITKYENALNQYQLSGDSKDLDMMMTYQSEMDRLNAWDYSADVKTILSKLGINDYLKKISMLSGGQQKRVALAKELIRKPDLLLLDEPTNHLDIEGIEWLVNYIKQYPHTIMFVTHDRHFLNQVSTRIVELSDGKLTSYPGNYEAYIEAKAEKEEIEAQQHVKKKALYKQELGWMRQGAKARSTKQQARIQRFNNLEEDLSNKKIQGEASLNLAHSRLGKQVFELEDISKTIGDKTLFKPFTTIIQKGDRIGIVGENGAGKTTLLNIISGLDQTFDGYLITGQTVKIAYFKQQDESLTSNKRMIDYLRDESEVAKEKDGTVVSVTQLLERFLFPSQTHGTQISKLSGGEQKRLYLLKLLVHEPNVLILDEPTNDLDTETLTILEAYINEFGGTVITVSHDRYFLNKVANKYWFIHDQQVEPMLGDFEDYLTYKRKLDKKENQQQKETQQNEPQAQSKTSTRLSYKEKREIEQLEKNIEYIETRLEQIDLEMVEHATNYEKLNELTNEKTSIETQYEEDYERWSSLSERL
- the ltaS gene encoding polyglycerol-phosphate lipoteichoic acid synthase LtaS translates to MKTKDRKIGVFTFFLLTILAIALKTYFAYYVDLSLGVKGLVQNLILLMNPYSLIALILSVFLFFKGKKSFCFIFIAGFVLSFLLYANVVYFRFFSDFLTFSTLNQVSNVESMSGAVYSSFSWYDFIYFIDTIVFLFVLIFKSKWFTTKAFPKKFVPVVMGVAVALFFLNLAFAESDRPELLTRTFDHKYLVKYLGPYNFTVYDGVKTIQNNSQKALASEDDLTEVRNYTKQKYQEPNKETFGIAKDKNVIKIHLESFQSFLINFKVNGEEVTPYLNSLAKGDQGYKYYPNFFHQTGQGKTADSELTMDNSIFGLPQGSAYSLKGDNTYQSLPAILNQQQGYQTSVMHGDYKTFWNRDQVYKHFGVDKFYDATYYDMQQKNLENLGLKDEVFFDESIAHLKEQKQPFYSHLITLTNHYPFTLSKEDATIAKPNTGSATLDGYVQTARYLDQSLEKFMTQLKKEGLYDDSVIMIYGDHYGISENHNKAMANLLGEDEITPAKFMDLNRTPFFLKVPGLKGGVDKTYGGQTDVMPTLLDVLGIKSSNYIMFGTDLLSKGHDQTVAFRNGDFITPQYKSIGSTVYDNKNNQPMKTKPKDLDKNKDKVEKELELSDQLLHGDLFRFYKNPDFKKINPSDYSYKSGHGYEEK